A stretch of the Amycolatopsis sp. BJA-103 genome encodes the following:
- a CDS encoding DUF58 domain-containing protein gives MEAGLRTLELDVRRRLDGLLQGNHLGLVPGPGSEPGEARPYQPGDDVRRMDWAVTARTTSPHIRETVADRELETWLVADVSASLDFGTALCEKRDLVVCATAAVAHLTGGGGNRIGALVSNGAGSITRIPARGGIPHARGLVRKLAETPRAEEGVRGDLAAALEKLRRPPRRRGLAVVISDFLGDTEWQRPLRALGGHHDLIAIEVLDPRDIDLPDVGTVVLADPETGKQREVHASALLRKEFGAAAHAHRQEVAAALRRAGAAHLVLRTDSDWIADMVRFVVARKRRWSGGVA, from the coding sequence ATGGAGGCGGGCCTGCGCACGCTCGAACTCGACGTGCGCCGCCGTCTCGACGGTCTGCTGCAGGGAAACCATCTCGGCCTGGTGCCGGGTCCGGGTTCGGAACCGGGGGAGGCCCGGCCGTACCAGCCCGGTGACGACGTCCGCCGGATGGACTGGGCGGTCACCGCGCGGACGACGAGTCCGCACATCCGGGAGACCGTCGCCGACCGCGAGCTGGAGACATGGCTGGTCGCGGACGTGTCCGCGAGCCTCGACTTCGGGACCGCGCTGTGCGAGAAGCGCGACCTGGTCGTCTGCGCGACGGCCGCGGTCGCCCATCTGACCGGCGGAGGCGGCAACCGGATCGGCGCGCTCGTCTCCAACGGGGCGGGCAGCATCACGCGGATCCCGGCGCGCGGCGGGATCCCGCACGCGCGGGGGCTGGTCCGCAAGCTCGCCGAGACCCCTCGTGCCGAGGAAGGTGTCCGCGGGGATCTCGCCGCGGCACTGGAGAAGCTGCGCCGTCCGCCCCGCCGTCGCGGGCTCGCCGTCGTGATCTCCGACTTCCTCGGTGACACCGAATGGCAGCGCCCGTTGCGCGCGCTCGGCGGGCACCACGACCTCATCGCCATCGAAGTCCTCGACCCGCGCGACATCGACCTGCCCGACGTGGGCACCGTCGTGCTGGCCGACCCGGAGACAGGGAAACAGCGCGAAGTGCACGCTTCGGCCTTGCTGCGCAAGGAATTCGGCGCCGCGGCGCATGCTCACCGGCAGGAGGTCGCGGCCGCGCTGCGGCGGGCCGGTGCCGCGCATCTGGTGCTGCGCACCGATTCGGACTGGATCGCGGACATGGTCCGGTTCGTGGTGGCCCGCAAGCGCCGCTGGTCCGGTGGTGTCGCGTGA
- a CDS encoding VWA domain-containing protein, protein MSLTGFASPWWFLLLLAVAAVAVGYVLSQRARRKRTMRFANLELLDKVAPKSQGWVRHVPAILIVLSLLVLTVALAGPTAEQKVPRNRATVVLVIDTSLSMEATDVAPTRLKAAQESARSFAQNMTPGVNLGLISFAGTATVLVAPTTDRGGVVKAIDNLKLAQSTATGEGIFAALQSIESFSAIVGGAEGPPPARIVLMSDGKQTVPDDLYAPRGGYTAAQAAKQAQVPISSISFGTTHGSVDIDGKPQDVKVDDESLEEIARLSGGDFYKAASADELKRVYDDLGEQIGYELKDADASRPWVILGTLVLMIGAAASLFLGQRLP, encoded by the coding sequence GTGAGCCTGACCGGATTCGCCTCGCCGTGGTGGTTCCTGCTGCTGCTCGCGGTCGCCGCGGTGGCCGTGGGCTACGTGCTTTCCCAGCGCGCGCGGCGCAAGCGCACCATGCGGTTCGCCAATCTGGAACTGCTGGACAAGGTCGCGCCGAAGAGCCAGGGCTGGGTGCGGCACGTTCCCGCCATCCTGATCGTGCTCTCGCTGCTGGTGCTCACCGTCGCGCTCGCCGGGCCGACGGCCGAGCAGAAGGTGCCCCGCAACCGGGCCACCGTGGTGCTGGTGATCGACACCTCGCTGTCGATGGAAGCCACCGACGTCGCCCCGACCCGGCTGAAGGCGGCCCAGGAGTCGGCGCGCTCGTTCGCGCAGAACATGACGCCCGGGGTGAACCTCGGGCTGATCTCCTTCGCGGGGACGGCGACCGTGCTGGTCGCGCCGACCACTGATCGCGGCGGTGTCGTGAAGGCGATCGACAACCTCAAGCTGGCGCAGTCGACCGCCACCGGTGAAGGGATCTTCGCCGCGCTGCAGTCGATCGAGAGCTTCTCGGCGATCGTCGGTGGCGCGGAAGGCCCGCCGCCCGCCCGCATCGTCCTGATGAGTGACGGCAAGCAGACCGTCCCGGACGATCTGTACGCACCTCGAGGCGGCTACACGGCCGCGCAGGCGGCGAAGCAGGCTCAGGTGCCGATTTCGTCGATCTCGTTCGGGACCACGCACGGCTCGGTCGACATCGACGGCAAACCGCAGGACGTGAAGGTCGACGACGAATCGCTGGAGGAGATCGCGCGGCTCTCGGGCGGCGACTTCTACAAGGCGGCGAGCGCGGACGAGCTGAAACGCGTGTACGACGATCTCGGTGAGCAGATCGGGTACGAGCTGAAGGACGCCGACGCGAGTCGTCCTTGGGTGATCCTCGGGACGCTGGTGCTGATGATCGGCGCCGCCGCTTCGCTCTTCTTAGGTCAACGACTGCCGTAG
- a CDS encoding tRNA (cytidine(34)-2'-O)-methyltransferase, producing MFRILFYRPEIPPNTGNAIRLTANTGCELHLVEPLGFTLEDKQLRRAGLDYHDLARVHVHADLDAAWAALLPARVFAFSASATRLHTDVAYEPGDVLMFGPESAGLPLDVQESSQVTDRVRLPMLPSSRSLNLANTAAISVYEAWRQNGFATP from the coding sequence GTGTTCCGCATCCTGTTCTACCGCCCGGAAATCCCACCCAACACGGGCAACGCGATCCGCTTGACCGCGAACACCGGCTGCGAGCTCCACCTGGTGGAGCCGCTCGGTTTCACGCTGGAGGACAAGCAACTGCGCCGCGCCGGCCTCGACTACCACGACCTCGCGCGCGTCCACGTCCACGCGGACCTCGACGCGGCCTGGGCGGCTTTGCTGCCCGCCCGGGTCTTCGCGTTCAGCGCCTCCGCGACGCGGCTGCACACCGACGTCGCGTACGAGCCCGGTGACGTGCTGATGTTCGGGCCGGAGTCGGCGGGGCTGCCCCTCGACGTCCAGGAGTCCTCCCAGGTGACCGACCGGGTGCGGCTGCCGATGCTGCCGTCGAGCCGGTCGCTGAACCTTGCGAACACCGCGGCGATCAGCGTTTACGAGGCTTGGCGGCAGAACGGCTTCGCGACTCCCTGA
- a CDS encoding alkaline phosphatase D family protein, which translates to MPSLPHPLSRRRFLGYGSAGAAAVLLGTGAWNAAGAMPLASGSGNPFTLGVASGDPLPGGVVLWTRLAPKPYEADGLGGMPRKPVRVEYEVSLDERFRAVIRRGSVVATPELGHSVHPEIHGLAPDHQYFYRFRAGGEISPVGRTRTAPVAWSSPRELNFAFASCQSWEAGHFTAYDHMAAEDLDLVVHLGDYLYESGVTGVGRGTPVGPQFKGETFDLARYRLQYALYKSEAPLMAAHAAFPWIHVNDDHEVENNWAGDLSQADNEPDQDPAVFRQRRAQAFQAMYEHLPYRIAQLPKGPDARLHRRLSYGTLADFTMLDTRQYRDDQPCGDGQSANCTERFDEDRTLLGSEQRRWLLDGFSRSRARWQILGNQAPMGQTDTDAGAATNVYLDPWDGYVADRDRVLAAAQDRGVRNLVVITGDRHQNYAWDLKRDFGDPGSPTVASEFVGTSITSGGNGVDMTPAGENLLKANPHMKFFNNQRGYVRVNVNRQRWRSDFRVVPFVNTPGAPISTRASYVVEDRRPGVQSA; encoded by the coding sequence ATGCCTTCGCTCCCTCACCCCCTGTCGCGGCGTCGCTTCCTCGGTTATGGCTCCGCAGGCGCGGCCGCCGTCCTGCTGGGGACCGGCGCCTGGAACGCCGCCGGCGCGATGCCGCTCGCGAGCGGCTCCGGAAACCCCTTCACCCTGGGCGTCGCCTCGGGTGACCCGTTGCCCGGCGGTGTCGTGCTCTGGACCAGGCTCGCGCCGAAGCCCTACGAGGCCGATGGCCTCGGCGGGATGCCGCGCAAGCCCGTTCGCGTCGAGTACGAGGTCTCGCTGGACGAGCGCTTCCGCGCCGTGATCCGTCGCGGCTCCGTGGTCGCCACTCCCGAGCTCGGTCACTCAGTTCACCCCGAGATCCACGGCCTCGCGCCGGATCACCAGTACTTCTACCGTTTCCGCGCGGGCGGCGAGATCTCGCCGGTCGGCCGTACTCGGACGGCGCCGGTCGCGTGGTCGTCGCCGCGCGAGCTGAACTTCGCGTTCGCGTCCTGCCAGAGCTGGGAGGCGGGACACTTCACCGCGTACGACCACATGGCGGCCGAGGATCTCGACCTGGTCGTGCACCTGGGCGACTACCTCTACGAAAGCGGCGTGACCGGCGTCGGGCGCGGGACGCCGGTGGGTCCGCAGTTCAAGGGCGAGACCTTCGACCTGGCCCGCTACCGGCTCCAGTACGCGCTCTACAAGTCCGAAGCGCCGCTGATGGCCGCGCACGCCGCCTTCCCGTGGATCCACGTCAACGACGACCACGAGGTGGAGAACAACTGGGCGGGTGACCTCTCCCAGGCCGACAACGAGCCCGACCAGGACCCGGCGGTGTTCCGCCAGCGGCGCGCCCAGGCCTTCCAGGCGATGTACGAGCACCTGCCGTACCGCATCGCCCAGCTGCCGAAGGGGCCGGACGCGCGTCTCCACCGGCGCCTGAGCTACGGCACGCTCGCCGACTTCACCATGCTCGACACCCGCCAGTACCGCGACGACCAGCCGTGCGGCGACGGCCAGTCGGCGAACTGCACCGAGCGCTTCGACGAGGACCGCACCCTGCTCGGTTCGGAGCAGCGGCGTTGGCTGCTCGACGGTTTCTCCCGGTCCCGCGCTCGCTGGCAGATCCTGGGCAACCAGGCGCCGATGGGCCAGACCGACACCGACGCGGGCGCCGCCACCAACGTCTACCTCGACCCGTGGGACGGCTACGTCGCCGACCGCGACCGCGTGCTCGCCGCGGCGCAGGACCGGGGCGTGCGGAACCTGGTGGTCATCACCGGTGACAGGCACCAGAACTACGCCTGGGACCTCAAACGCGACTTCGGCGACCCCGGTTCGCCCACCGTGGCGAGCGAGTTCGTCGGGACGTCGATCACCAGCGGCGGCAACGGCGTCGACATGACGCCCGCCGGTGAGAACCTGCTGAAGGCCAACCCGCACATGAAGTTCTTCAACAACCAGCGCGGGTACGTCCGGGTCAACGTCAACCGGCAGCGCTGGCGCAGCGACTTCCGGGTGGTGCCGTTCGTCAACACCCCCGGCGCGCCGATCAGCACGCGGGCCAGCTACGTCGTCGAGGACCGGCGCCCCGGCGTTCAGTCCGCCTGA
- a CDS encoding acyl-CoA thioesterase: MTEPRKPIVEMPLRVRYHECDGQGIVFNANYLAYVDMAMFEVERTLYGSHEAALALGVDVVVAESNLRYRAPCRYDDELVVSAFLNHLGTTSLIIDFEIGRDGTVCTEATNRYVFVDPATLKKAAPPAVVREVYAALLPAQAD, from the coding sequence GTGACCGAGCCACGGAAACCGATCGTCGAAATGCCGCTGCGCGTGCGCTACCACGAGTGCGACGGACAGGGCATCGTCTTCAACGCGAACTACCTCGCCTACGTGGACATGGCCATGTTCGAGGTGGAAAGAACCCTCTACGGCTCCCACGAAGCGGCGCTGGCCCTCGGTGTCGACGTCGTCGTCGCCGAATCGAACCTCCGCTACCGCGCGCCTTGCCGCTACGACGACGAACTGGTGGTCTCGGCGTTCCTGAACCATCTCGGAACCACGTCGCTGATCATCGACTTCGAGATCGGCCGCGACGGCACGGTGTGCACCGAGGCGACCAACCGTTACGTCTTCGTCGATCCGGCGACGCTCAAGAAGGCGGCGCCACCCGCGGTCGTGCGCGAGGTGTACGCCGCCCTCCTGCCCGCTCAGGCGGACTGA
- a CDS encoding alpha/beta hydrolase family protein, whose amino-acid sequence MSSRHTRVVRGSALVAGLALAGGLATTAPAVAAEQVKLTAPALTGQYEVGTTDLHLVDRSRPDPWKPDRRREVMATVTYPADRFAHGPQAPWLTPGMSAVIDQALANPNDLDVPVGSVDWTSSKRRAEIGVPAAPGAPKPVVLFSPGFGGPRETYSAIVDDLASRGYVVVSLSHTYESAAVEFPGGRLETALPPGEGPEFMKKALDARVGDSRFVLDQLTKITRGQNPDAENRPLPRGLGWSLDLSKVGAYGHSYGGFTAGETMVHDRPGRRRDQPGRRDGDGVRLPAW is encoded by the coding sequence GTGTCATCGAGACACACCAGGGTGGTGCGGGGTTCGGCACTCGTCGCGGGCCTCGCGCTCGCGGGCGGGCTCGCCACCACCGCCCCCGCCGTCGCGGCGGAGCAGGTCAAACTCACCGCACCCGCCCTCACCGGCCAGTACGAGGTCGGCACCACCGACCTCCACCTCGTCGACCGGTCCCGGCCCGATCCTTGGAAACCGGACCGGCGCCGGGAGGTCATGGCCACCGTCACCTATCCGGCGGACCGGTTCGCCCACGGCCCGCAGGCACCGTGGCTGACGCCGGGTATGAGCGCCGTCATCGACCAGGCTCTGGCGAACCCGAACGACCTCGATGTCCCGGTCGGCTCCGTCGACTGGACGTCGTCGAAGCGGCGGGCCGAGATCGGCGTCCCGGCCGCGCCCGGCGCGCCGAAGCCGGTCGTGCTCTTCTCCCCCGGCTTCGGGGGACCTCGGGAGACGTACTCGGCGATCGTCGACGACCTCGCGAGCCGCGGCTACGTGGTCGTCTCGCTCTCGCACACCTACGAGAGCGCCGCGGTCGAGTTCCCCGGCGGACGACTCGAAACGGCGCTCCCGCCGGGCGAGGGTCCCGAGTTCATGAAGAAGGCGCTCGACGCGCGAGTCGGCGACAGCCGGTTCGTCCTCGACCAGCTCACGAAGATCACGCGGGGACAGAACCCGGACGCGGAGAACCGGCCGCTCCCCCGCGGCCTCGGCTGGTCGCTCGACCTGTCGAAGGTCGGTGCCTACGGGCATTCCTACGGCGGGTTCACGGCGGGCGAGACGATGGTCCACGACCGGCCGGGTCGACGCCGGGATCAACCTGGACGGCGCGATGGCGACGGCGTTCGGCTACCCGCCTGGTAG
- a CDS encoding TAXI family TRAP transporter solute-binding subunit, translating to MTVTRRTALLAGLATLAGCSTAGYQGPEREVVIAAGESGGFYLAFAELLAQQLNRAESRLRATAVATEASVENLRRLRDGRADLGLVLGDVAESAFAGAEPFSVPIAFSAIGRVYENYHQLVVRADGGVRSLADLAGRPVAMGASGSGVAVFSTRLFARAEVPVNAKNLLLGEAINALVAHEVDALFWSGGIPTPALTELNRTTPITLLPLDAHLPALRAGYGPVYDLVHVPAQAYQGVGELRTIGVANLLLAAPSLPDDVAAAVARVLAAHAADLVPAPAVGTQFLDVRTLIGTGKVPLHPGAASAYRALHG from the coding sequence ATGACCGTCACCAGGCGTACCGCGCTCCTCGCCGGGCTCGCCACGCTCGCGGGCTGCTCGACGGCGGGCTACCAGGGCCCGGAACGAGAGGTCGTCATCGCGGCGGGCGAGAGCGGCGGTTTCTATCTCGCCTTCGCGGAGCTGCTGGCCCAGCAGCTGAACAGGGCGGAATCGCGGCTGCGCGCCACGGCCGTCGCGACCGAGGCCAGCGTCGAGAACCTGCGACGGCTGCGGGACGGCCGGGCCGACCTCGGTCTCGTCCTCGGTGACGTCGCCGAATCCGCCTTCGCCGGGGCGGAGCCGTTCTCCGTCCCGATCGCGTTCTCGGCCATCGGCCGCGTCTACGAGAACTACCACCAGCTCGTGGTCCGCGCGGACGGCGGCGTGCGCTCACTCGCCGACCTGGCCGGGCGGCCGGTCGCGATGGGCGCGAGCGGATCCGGGGTCGCGGTGTTCAGCACCCGGCTGTTCGCCCGCGCCGAAGTCCCGGTGAACGCGAAGAACCTCCTGCTCGGGGAGGCGATCAACGCACTGGTGGCGCACGAGGTCGACGCGCTGTTCTGGTCCGGCGGGATCCCCACGCCCGCGCTCACCGAGTTGAACCGGACCACCCCGATCACCCTTCTCCCGCTCGATGCGCACCTTCCCGCTCTGCGCGCGGGCTACGGCCCGGTGTACGACCTGGTCCACGTCCCGGCACAGGCCTATCAGGGAGTCGGCGAACTGCGGACGATCGGCGTCGCGAACCTCCTCCTGGCGGCTCCTTCCCTGCCCGACGACGTCGCGGCCGCCGTCGCGCGGGTGCTGGCCGCGCACGCCGCCGACCTCGTCCCGGCACCTGCCGTCGGGACCCAGTTCCTCGACGTCCGGACGCTGATCGGGACCGGCAAGGTGCCGCTGCACCCTGGTGCCGCGTCGGCCTACCGTGCCCTGCACGGGTGA
- a CDS encoding sensor histidine kinase, with amino-acid sequence MRARLLVVLVALALTVVAAFAIPLFGSTAAQRTQQLVIARNADVDRFVVLAQQAVDAGDPTALGVDAARYSSLYGEAVVVVDARGMPLVETGGMTAAEPVVRSLVESALRNQPAKGPEQLSPWSVDPVCFARPVGTGTRVAGVVVLRASVTTAAADVATRWAAIVAGAVLVAAVFVLLAVLLARWMVRPLHELETGVRAVTGGHRAQVPDKAGPRELRSLATSFNRMSDAVVEASEQQRRLVADASHQLRNPMAALRLRVDSLAAQIDGDGQRTYRATVAEVERLESLLDGLLALALAESAATRLAAGEADDEPCDLPSVLAERVDAWRPSADDAGVGLPAAEGHHTPVPVRCTEGDLAQVLDVLLDNAVHYAGRGATITTGYETGDTTATVFVSDNGPGLSTEDRERATERFWRAGGDGAPRGTGLGLAIANQHVLARGGKLELRAAEPHGLEVRVELPLATGETP; translated from the coding sequence GTGCGTGCCCGGCTGCTGGTCGTCCTCGTCGCGCTCGCGCTGACCGTGGTCGCCGCGTTCGCGATCCCGCTGTTCGGCTCGACCGCCGCCCAGCGGACCCAGCAGCTGGTCATCGCCCGCAACGCCGACGTCGACCGGTTCGTCGTCCTCGCCCAGCAGGCCGTCGACGCCGGCGACCCGACCGCGCTGGGGGTCGACGCCGCGCGGTATTCGTCGTTATACGGCGAAGCCGTCGTGGTGGTCGACGCGCGCGGGATGCCGCTGGTGGAAACCGGTGGGATGACCGCCGCGGAGCCGGTGGTCCGCTCGCTCGTCGAGTCCGCGCTTCGCAACCAGCCCGCGAAAGGCCCCGAACAGCTGAGCCCGTGGTCGGTGGATCCGGTCTGTTTCGCCCGTCCGGTCGGCACCGGGACCCGGGTGGCCGGGGTGGTCGTGCTGCGCGCGTCGGTGACCACGGCGGCGGCCGACGTCGCCACCCGCTGGGCCGCGATCGTCGCGGGCGCGGTGCTGGTCGCGGCGGTGTTCGTGCTGCTCGCGGTCCTGCTGGCGCGGTGGATGGTGCGGCCGCTGCACGAACTGGAGACCGGCGTGCGGGCGGTGACCGGCGGGCACCGCGCGCAGGTTCCCGACAAAGCCGGGCCGAGGGAACTGCGCTCGCTCGCGACGTCGTTCAACCGGATGTCCGACGCTGTCGTCGAAGCGTCCGAACAGCAGCGACGGCTCGTCGCGGACGCGTCGCACCAGCTGCGGAATCCCATGGCGGCCTTGCGGTTGCGCGTGGACTCACTGGCCGCGCAGATCGACGGCGACGGCCAGCGGACCTACCGGGCGACCGTCGCCGAGGTCGAACGCCTGGAGTCCCTGCTCGACGGGCTGCTCGCGCTGGCGCTCGCCGAAAGCGCCGCGACCAGGCTCGCCGCGGGCGAAGCCGACGACGAACCCTGCGATCTCCCTTCCGTGCTCGCCGAACGGGTCGACGCGTGGCGTCCGTCGGCCGACGACGCCGGAGTCGGCCTCCCCGCCGCCGAGGGCCACCACACGCCGGTTCCGGTGCGGTGCACGGAAGGCGATCTCGCCCAGGTGCTGGATGTCCTGCTGGACAACGCGGTGCACTACGCGGGCCGGGGCGCGACCATCACCACCGGCTACGAGACCGGCGACACGACCGCCACGGTCTTCGTGTCCGACAACGGCCCTGGACTGTCCACAGAGGACCGTGAACGCGCGACCGAGCGGTTCTGGCGTGCCGGTGGCGACGGAGCGCCGCGGGGAACGGGGCTCGGGCTCGCGATCGCGAACCAGCACGTGCTCGCCCGCGGCGGGAAACTCGAGCTACGGGCAGCGGAACCGCACGGGCTCGAAGTCCGCGTCGAACTTCCCCTCGCCACCGGGGAGACGCCATGA
- a CDS encoding response regulator transcription factor, translated as MAVRVLLVEDDTSVADALAETLQTRGHTVSHAIRGCDALHRHREADVILLDLGLPDMDGLDVLRKVRQVSLVPVLVLTARGDERSVVRGLRLGADDYLTKPVRLAELLARMDAVVRRAAVSSAPQDDVVRVEDVEIDLAARRVLVGGNDIGLTTKEFAVLAVLAARPGTAVSRQQLMDEVWGDAYLAVSRSLDVHLTQLRAKLDRPGLLTTIRGFGYRFGRD; from the coding sequence ATGGCCGTGCGGGTGCTGCTCGTCGAAGACGACACCAGTGTCGCCGACGCGCTCGCCGAGACACTGCAAACGCGGGGCCACACCGTCTCCCACGCGATCCGGGGCTGCGACGCGCTGCACCGGCACCGCGAAGCCGACGTGATCCTGCTGGACCTCGGCCTGCCCGACATGGACGGGCTCGACGTCCTCAGGAAGGTGCGTCAGGTGTCGCTGGTGCCGGTGCTGGTCCTCACCGCGCGCGGGGACGAGCGGTCCGTGGTGCGCGGGCTGCGGCTCGGCGCCGACGACTACCTGACCAAACCCGTCCGCCTCGCCGAACTGCTGGCGAGGATGGACGCGGTCGTGCGCCGCGCCGCCGTCTCGTCCGCGCCGCAGGACGACGTCGTCCGCGTCGAGGACGTCGAAATCGATCTCGCGGCACGGCGGGTGCTGGTCGGCGGGAACGACATCGGGCTCACCACGAAGGAGTTCGCCGTCCTGGCGGTGCTCGCCGCGCGGCCCGGTACCGCGGTGAGCAGGCAACAGCTGATGGACGAGGTCTGGGGCGACGCGTACCTCGCCGTCTCCCGCTCGCTCGACGTGCACCTGACCCAGCTGCGCGCGAAACTCGACCGGCCGGGGCTGCTGACCACGATCCGGGGTTTCGGCTACCGCTTCGGCCGGGACTGA
- a CDS encoding MFS transporter — MTTRIGETSPPVSERRVVGNVLRGSIGNLVEWYDWYAYAAFTTYFAKSFFPTKDTTAAFLGTAAVFAVGFLMRPLGGWMLGRFADRFGRRSALVLSVTLMAAGSLMIALTPTYATIGIAAPILLLVARLIQGLSVGGEYSTSATYLSEVATPGKRGFYSSFQYVTLYGGQLLALGLQLLLQAVLTEQQLTSWGWRIAFVVGALAAVVVMFLRRGMDESASFEEAKASGTGKDAGDKGTLRALIKYPKEIALVVGLTLGGTVSFYTFATYSQKFMENTAGIPRRTVTLILFCAILVAAILQPFAGKLSDRIGRRPLLMFFGIAGTLLTVPIMTLMGGTKEPVLAFLLMLAGLVIVTGYTSINAIVKAELFPTKIRAIGVGLPYALTVAIFGGTAELIAQALKGAGHESVFFFYVAGCVLVSLIVYGTMRETSKTSELEKKPEPELVSGREG, encoded by the coding sequence ATGACAACCCGGATCGGTGAAACGTCGCCGCCCGTAAGCGAGAGGCGAGTCGTCGGCAACGTGCTGCGCGGCTCGATCGGCAACCTGGTCGAGTGGTACGACTGGTACGCCTACGCTGCCTTCACCACGTACTTCGCGAAGTCCTTCTTCCCCACCAAGGACACGACGGCGGCCTTCCTCGGCACCGCGGCGGTGTTCGCCGTCGGATTCCTCATGCGGCCGCTCGGCGGGTGGATGCTGGGCCGGTTCGCCGACCGGTTCGGGCGACGAAGCGCACTCGTGCTTTCCGTCACGTTGATGGCGGCCGGGTCGCTGATGATCGCGCTGACCCCGACCTACGCCACGATCGGCATCGCCGCGCCGATCCTGCTTCTGGTCGCACGGCTCATCCAGGGCCTCTCGGTCGGCGGTGAGTATTCGACCTCCGCGACCTATCTGTCCGAAGTGGCCACTCCCGGCAAACGCGGGTTCTACTCCAGCTTCCAGTACGTGACGCTGTACGGCGGCCAACTGCTGGCGCTCGGCCTCCAGCTGCTGCTGCAGGCCGTCCTCACCGAGCAGCAGCTGACCTCGTGGGGCTGGCGGATCGCGTTCGTCGTCGGCGCGCTGGCCGCGGTCGTGGTGATGTTCCTGCGCCGCGGGATGGACGAATCGGCCAGCTTCGAGGAGGCCAAGGCGTCCGGCACCGGCAAGGACGCGGGTGACAAGGGCACGCTGCGCGCGCTGATCAAGTACCCCAAGGAGATCGCCCTCGTCGTCGGCCTCACCCTCGGCGGCACGGTCTCCTTCTACACCTTCGCCACCTACAGCCAGAAGTTCATGGAGAACACCGCGGGCATCCCGCGCCGGACGGTCACGCTGATCCTGTTCTGCGCGATCCTCGTCGCCGCGATCCTGCAGCCGTTCGCGGGCAAGCTCTCCGACCGCATCGGCCGCCGTCCGCTGCTGATGTTCTTCGGGATCGCGGGCACGCTGCTGACCGTCCCGATCATGACGCTGATGGGCGGGACCAAAGAGCCGGTGCTCGCCTTCCTGCTGATGCTCGCCGGCCTGGTGATCGTCACCGGGTACACCTCGATCAACGCGATCGTGAAGGCCGAGCTGTTCCCGACGAAGATCCGCGCCATCGGCGTCGGCCTCCCCTACGCGCTCACGGTGGCGATCTTCGGTGGCACCGCCGAGCTCATCGCGCAGGCGTTGAAGGGGGCGGGCCACGAATCGGTGTTCTTCTTCTACGTCGCGGGCTGTGTCCTGGTGTCGCTCATCGTCTACGGCACAATGCGGGAAACCTCGAAGACCTCGGAGCTCGAGAAGAAGCCGGAGCCCGAGCTGGTTTCCGGCCGAGAAGGCTAG
- the fabG gene encoding beta-ketoacyl-ACP reductase, which yields MGRSVLVTGGNRGIGLAIAKDLAAQGHQVAITHRGSGAPEGLFGVQADVTDAEQIDAAFKLVEEHQGPVEVLVANAGMTDDTLLMRMSEEQFTRVVDANLTGAYRVAKRASRGMLRGKWGRYIFISSVVGLTGSAGQVNYAASKAGLVGLARSLARELGSRNITSNVIAPGFVATDMTDELGEDRKKEILAQIPSGRYAEPSEIAAAVRYLASEEAGYVNGAVLPVDGGLGMGH from the coding sequence GTGGGACGGTCGGTACTGGTCACCGGCGGCAACCGCGGCATCGGTTTGGCGATCGCGAAGGACCTCGCGGCGCAGGGACACCAGGTCGCGATCACGCACCGCGGTTCCGGCGCGCCCGAAGGCCTCTTCGGGGTGCAGGCCGACGTCACCGACGCCGAGCAGATCGACGCCGCCTTCAAGCTCGTCGAGGAGCACCAGGGTCCGGTCGAGGTCCTCGTCGCCAACGCGGGCATGACCGACGACACCCTGCTCATGCGCATGAGCGAGGAGCAGTTCACCCGCGTGGTGGACGCCAACCTCACCGGCGCGTACCGGGTCGCCAAGCGCGCCTCCCGTGGCATGCTGCGCGGGAAGTGGGGCCGCTACATCTTCATCTCGTCCGTCGTCGGCCTCACCGGGTCGGCAGGCCAGGTCAACTACGCCGCGAGCAAGGCCGGTCTCGTCGGTCTCGCCCGTTCGCTCGCGCGTGAGCTGGGCTCGCGCAACATCACCTCGAACGTCATCGCCCCCGGGTTCGTCGCCACGGACATGACCGACGAGCTCGGCGAGGACCGCAAGAAGGAGATCCTCGCCCAGATTCCCTCCGGCCGGTACGCCGAGCCGTCGGAGATCGCCGCCGCCGTCCGCTACCTCGCCTCCGAAGAGGCCGGTTACGTCAACGGCGCGGTGCTGCCGGTCGACGGCGGCCTCGGCATGGGCCACTGA